In one Corallococcus sp. EGB genomic region, the following are encoded:
- a CDS encoding GNAT family N-acetyltransferase, translating into MIREDELTSGPRLSPRLDVAAVGNASQLAGMRAEWNALLDASTAGPFNAWEWLYPWCRRIAPDVRPLVLTARDRLGTLVGLLPLGLEHRWVNGVRVRRLGFLGETHVGSDYLDVVARKGREAEVARAFFQVLQGLRDEWDVLDLTDLREGSTTLGVAREVFGDVRVSERYVCPYETLVPGEPFDAFLKRTGRRDNYLRRRKWLEKQDGYRIERTDAPGGLAGPMTDFLRLHALRWSSDGGSQGIKGAGVEAFHRDATQWLAERGRLRMYTMKVGGQAVASVYGILHGQTFVYFQSGYDPAWRNRSVGLVLVGETFKDAIEMGLTEYDFLRGTETYKSDWVTKQRQTVSLRVHGAGFAGGWFTRSEAWARQTRNAVKGVLSDALVEKVRRFRRRKAAVH; encoded by the coding sequence GTGATCCGCGAGGACGAGTTGACGTCGGGGCCGAGGTTGTCGCCGCGGTTGGACGTGGCGGCGGTGGGCAATGCCTCTCAGCTGGCGGGGATGCGGGCGGAGTGGAACGCGCTGCTGGACGCGAGCACGGCCGGTCCGTTCAACGCATGGGAGTGGCTGTATCCGTGGTGCCGGCGCATCGCGCCCGACGTGCGGCCGCTGGTGCTGACGGCGCGAGACAGGCTGGGCACGCTGGTGGGCCTGCTGCCGCTGGGGCTGGAGCACCGCTGGGTGAACGGGGTGCGCGTGCGGCGCCTGGGCTTCCTGGGGGAGACGCACGTGGGCAGCGACTACCTGGACGTGGTGGCGCGCAAGGGCCGCGAGGCGGAGGTGGCCCGGGCGTTCTTCCAGGTGCTCCAGGGGCTTCGCGACGAGTGGGATGTGTTGGATTTGACGGACCTGCGTGAGGGTTCGACGACGCTCGGCGTGGCGCGCGAGGTGTTTGGCGACGTGCGCGTGTCGGAGCGCTACGTGTGCCCCTACGAGACGCTGGTGCCGGGCGAGCCGTTCGATGCCTTCCTCAAGCGCACGGGCCGGCGGGACAACTACCTGCGCCGGCGCAAGTGGCTGGAGAAGCAGGACGGCTACCGCATCGAGCGCACGGACGCGCCGGGTGGGTTGGCCGGTCCGATGACGGACTTCCTCCGGCTGCACGCGCTGCGCTGGTCCTCGGATGGCGGGTCGCAGGGCATCAAGGGCGCTGGGGTGGAGGCGTTCCACCGGGATGCGACGCAGTGGCTGGCGGAGCGGGGCCGGCTGCGGATGTACACGATGAAGGTGGGCGGCCAGGCGGTGGCGTCCGTGTACGGCATCCTCCATGGCCAGACGTTCGTGTACTTCCAGTCCGGCTATGACCCGGCGTGGCGCAACCGCAGCGTGGGGCTGGTGCTGGTGGGCGAGACGTTCAAGGACGCCATCGAGATGGGCCTGACGGAGTACGACTTCCTGCGGGGCACGGAGACGTACAAGTCCGACTGGGTGACGAAGCAGCGGCAGACGGTGTCGCTGCGCGTGCACGGCGCGGGCTTCGCGGGCGGGTGGTTCACGCGCTCCGAGGCGTGGGCCCGCCAGACGCGCAACGCGGTGAAGGGGGTGCTGTCCGACGCGCTGGTGGAGAAGGTGCGCCGGTTCCGTCGGAGGAAGGCCGCGGTGCATTGA
- a CDS encoding tetratricopeptide repeat protein, translated as MQPEPTNWLPGIIVLSVAFVLAAAWLLYMKMKTGSALPDTPPRADGTADDLAQRAQSLIEQLRTLEAEKHHFSAEHYTAEKARLEKEAAAALRAKDEHQKRQAAGERSPARNVPAPTGWASRNPQLVGAMWGAGIVVFFGGLSYLLVSEQKPREEGQMGTGATPPGMAQQQAQLPEENDELEQARQRLASNPGDVEAASMLSHELIRQQQFDEAMKVTLKGLAVDPFNVELRVHRGVLRATSQGDLQGAEQELTELVDTWPDAQEALIFLGSLSLRRGDKAGALAHFERFTVEVPKNMQPPQLAPAIAQLRAEVAQP; from the coding sequence ATGCAGCCCGAGCCCACCAACTGGTTGCCCGGAATCATCGTCCTGTCGGTCGCCTTCGTGCTGGCGGCCGCGTGGCTCCTCTACATGAAGATGAAGACGGGGAGCGCGCTGCCGGACACCCCGCCCAGGGCGGACGGTACGGCGGACGACCTGGCGCAGCGGGCGCAGTCGCTCATCGAGCAGCTGCGGACGCTGGAGGCGGAGAAGCACCACTTCAGCGCGGAGCACTACACGGCGGAGAAGGCGCGCCTGGAGAAGGAGGCGGCCGCCGCGCTGCGCGCGAAGGACGAGCACCAGAAGCGGCAGGCGGCGGGAGAGAGGTCACCCGCGCGCAACGTGCCGGCGCCCACGGGCTGGGCGTCGCGCAATCCGCAGCTGGTGGGCGCGATGTGGGGCGCGGGCATCGTGGTCTTCTTCGGAGGGCTGAGCTACCTGCTCGTGTCCGAGCAGAAGCCGCGCGAGGAAGGGCAGATGGGCACGGGCGCGACGCCGCCGGGCATGGCCCAGCAGCAGGCGCAGCTGCCCGAGGAGAACGACGAACTGGAGCAGGCGCGCCAGCGGCTGGCGTCGAACCCGGGCGACGTGGAGGCCGCGTCGATGCTGAGCCACGAGCTCATCCGCCAGCAGCAGTTCGACGAAGCGATGAAGGTGACGCTGAAGGGCCTGGCGGTGGATCCGTTCAACGTGGAGCTGCGGGTGCACCGGGGCGTGCTGCGCGCGACATCGCAGGGCGACCTGCAGGGCGCGGAGCAGGAGCTGACGGAGCTGGTGGACACGTGGCCGGACGCACAGGAGGCGCTCATCTTCCTGGGCAGCCTGTCGCTGCGCCGGGGCGACAAGGCAGGCGCGCTGGCGCATTTCGAACGCTTCACGGTGGAAGTGCCCAAGAACATGCAGCCCCCGCAGCTGGCCCCCGCCATCGCCCAGCTGCGCGCGGAGGTCGCGCAGCCGTAG